Proteins found in one Herbiconiux sp. A18JL235 genomic segment:
- a CDS encoding peptidoglycan DD-metalloendopeptidase family protein, translating into MVISLATPRVDGPLWASPVEPTVVVAEFRAPATPYSAGHRGLDLLAVPGGVVVAPESGVVAYTGVVGDRPVIAIEHPGGYRSSLEPVAASAALAVGDAVARGQPIGTVAAGGHCAAGCVHLGVRLDGEYLNPRLLYGGVPRAVLLPP; encoded by the coding sequence GTGGTGATCTCGCTCGCGACCCCGAGGGTCGACGGGCCTCTGTGGGCGTCGCCGGTGGAGCCGACGGTCGTCGTCGCCGAGTTCCGCGCGCCGGCCACCCCGTACTCGGCGGGGCATCGGGGTCTCGATCTCCTGGCGGTGCCGGGCGGCGTGGTCGTCGCACCCGAGTCGGGCGTGGTCGCCTATACCGGCGTGGTGGGCGACCGGCCGGTGATCGCCATCGAGCATCCGGGCGGGTACCGTTCGAGTCTCGAACCGGTCGCAGCATCGGCGGCGCTGGCGGTGGGCGACGCCGTGGCCCGTGGGCAGCCGATCGGCACCGTGGCGGCGGGCGGGCACTGCGCGGCGGGCTGCGTGCACCTCGGGGTGAGGCTCGACGGGGAGTACCTGAACCCGCGCCTGCTCTACGGAGGAGTGCCGCGGGCGGTGCTGCTGCCGCCGTGA
- a CDS encoding YifB family Mg chelatase-like AAA ATPase, which translates to MMVARTVSVALLGMSGAVVEVEAHIADAIPGFQIIGLPDAALSDSKDRVRAAAANDGCPLPTKKIVVNLSPASLPKQGSAYDLAIAVAVLAAEGAVDASAIEGVVHLGELSLDGRVRPMSGLLPAMVAARAAGYSRFVVPRGNEAEAALVPGVRVTAVTSLRDALIAHGAELEPRLVEPLVLASRGADEARAGDLSDVVGNADAVEALVVAAAGGHHLLMLGPPGAGKTMLAQRLPALLPDLDAEQSLVVTSVSSLAGRPVSGLITRPPFESPHHTTSAAALVGGGSKIIRPGAAARAANGVLFLDEAPEFPASVLDALRQPLESGSISIHRAQAVAEFPARFQLVLAANPCPCGQFGATDIACTCTPIARRRYLARLSGPLLDRVDLQLRVNRVTSAAMRLAADDGPGAVPHTTTALARERVMRAREVSAERLRGSGWKTNAEVPGAWYRSGAQRLPASVTAPIDRALERGTLTMRGYDRVLRVAWTLADLDDDAGGAAGGSPTGHHIGWALFLRKSVAV; encoded by the coding sequence CTGATGGTGGCGCGCACGGTCTCGGTCGCGCTGCTCGGGATGTCGGGTGCCGTCGTCGAGGTGGAGGCGCACATCGCGGATGCGATACCCGGCTTCCAGATCATCGGCCTGCCCGATGCCGCCCTCTCCGATTCGAAAGACCGCGTGAGGGCCGCTGCGGCCAATGACGGGTGCCCGCTCCCGACGAAGAAGATCGTGGTGAACCTGTCGCCGGCGTCGCTGCCGAAGCAGGGCTCCGCCTACGACCTCGCCATCGCGGTGGCCGTGCTCGCGGCCGAGGGTGCGGTCGATGCGTCGGCGATCGAGGGCGTCGTGCACCTCGGTGAGCTGAGCCTCGACGGGCGGGTGCGGCCCATGAGCGGGCTGCTCCCCGCCATGGTGGCGGCGCGCGCGGCCGGCTACTCGCGTTTCGTGGTGCCCCGGGGCAACGAGGCCGAGGCGGCGCTCGTGCCGGGCGTGAGGGTCACGGCGGTCACGTCGCTCCGCGACGCGCTCATCGCGCACGGTGCCGAGCTCGAGCCGAGGCTCGTCGAACCGCTGGTGCTCGCGTCGAGAGGCGCCGACGAGGCGCGTGCGGGCGACCTGTCCGACGTCGTCGGCAACGCCGACGCGGTCGAGGCGCTGGTCGTGGCCGCCGCCGGCGGCCACCACCTGTTGATGCTCGGCCCGCCCGGGGCGGGCAAGACGATGCTCGCTCAGCGCCTCCCGGCGCTGCTTCCCGATCTCGATGCGGAGCAGTCGCTCGTGGTCACGTCGGTGTCGTCGCTCGCGGGGCGCCCCGTGAGCGGGCTGATCACCCGGCCGCCGTTCGAGAGTCCGCACCACACGACGTCGGCGGCGGCTCTCGTGGGTGGCGGTTCGAAGATCATCCGTCCGGGCGCGGCCGCGCGGGCGGCCAACGGCGTGCTCTTCCTCGACGAGGCCCCCGAGTTCCCGGCGTCGGTACTCGACGCGCTCCGGCAGCCACTCGAATCGGGCAGCATCAGCATCCATCGCGCGCAGGCGGTCGCCGAGTTCCCCGCGCGGTTCCAGCTCGTGCTCGCGGCGAACCCCTGCCCCTGCGGGCAGTTCGGGGCGACCGACATCGCGTGCACCTGCACGCCGATCGCCCGTCGCCGCTACCTGGCCCGGCTGTCGGGTCCGCTGCTCGACCGGGTCGACCTGCAACTGAGGGTGAACCGGGTCACCTCCGCCGCGATGCGACTGGCTGCCGACGACGGTCCGGGGGCGGTGCCGCACACCACGACCGCGCTCGCGCGGGAGCGCGTGATGCGAGCTCGGGAGGTGAGCGCGGAGAGGCTTCGTGGGAGCGGGTGGAAGACGAACGCCGAGGTTCCCGGTGCCTGGTACAGATCGGGTGCTCAGCGTCTTCCCGCGTCCGTCACCGCGCCGATCGATCGTGCGCTCGAACGCGGAACTCTCACCATGCGCGGCTACGACCGTGTGCTGCGGGTCGCGTGGACGCTCGCTGATCTCGACGACGACGCCGGCGGCGCGGCCGGAGGGTCGCCCACAGGCCACCACATCGGGTGGGCGCTGTTCCTCCGCAAGTCGGTGGCCGTATGA
- the dprA gene encoding DNA-processing protein DprA gives MEDEEVERCFGVAAWGTLAEPGDAVAGAVTQALGAGRALALLIEREPAERWHAELPAGLTDELTTADLASGIERWAPRLSSSTVVSALRASARFGATLVMPGDPWWPPGLLDLGVHAPLALWVRGDPEHLAPGAGSIAVVGSRDATSYGEHMAAEIAAGLVDRGVTVTSGAAYGIDGMVHRAVLAAGGRTVAFLAGGVDRLYPAAHHDLLLRIAETGALVSELPCGSSPTKWRFLQRNRLIAAATLATVVVEAGFRSGSLNTAGHAAALGRPIGAVPGPVTSATSAGCHRLLREYDATCVTSAEEVAELVGPSTMDAASGWAAGDAERNDVRRGSGARGPDGTRLLDALSRRSPRGVTELARLTGLAPRSVAAALGVLLLEGAARETESGWLRT, from the coding sequence GTGGAGGACGAGGAGGTGGAGCGGTGCTTCGGAGTCGCCGCCTGGGGAACGCTGGCGGAGCCGGGTGACGCCGTGGCGGGAGCCGTGACGCAGGCGCTCGGTGCCGGCCGCGCCCTGGCGCTGCTGATCGAGCGCGAGCCGGCGGAGCGCTGGCATGCGGAGCTTCCCGCCGGTCTCACCGACGAGCTCACCACCGCCGACCTCGCTTCGGGCATCGAGCGGTGGGCGCCGCGGCTCTCCTCCTCGACCGTGGTCTCGGCTCTCCGTGCGTCGGCGCGGTTCGGGGCCACGCTCGTGATGCCGGGCGACCCGTGGTGGCCCCCGGGTCTTCTCGATCTCGGCGTGCATGCGCCCTTGGCGCTCTGGGTGCGCGGCGACCCGGAGCACCTCGCGCCCGGGGCCGGTTCCATCGCGGTCGTCGGGTCGCGCGACGCCACCTCTTACGGCGAGCACATGGCGGCCGAGATCGCCGCCGGCCTCGTCGACCGGGGCGTCACCGTCACCTCGGGTGCCGCTTACGGCATCGACGGGATGGTTCATCGCGCCGTGCTCGCGGCGGGCGGGCGCACCGTCGCGTTCCTCGCGGGTGGGGTCGATCGACTGTATCCCGCAGCGCATCATGACCTGCTCCTGCGGATCGCCGAGACGGGCGCCCTGGTGTCGGAGCTGCCCTGCGGTTCCTCTCCCACCAAATGGCGCTTCCTCCAGCGAAACCGTCTCATCGCGGCGGCGACCCTGGCCACCGTCGTGGTCGAGGCGGGCTTCCGCTCTGGCTCGCTCAACACGGCCGGGCACGCGGCGGCCCTCGGGCGACCTATCGGCGCGGTGCCCGGGCCGGTCACGAGTGCGACGTCGGCGGGCTGCCATCGACTGCTTCGCGAGTACGACGCGACCTGCGTCACCTCGGCCGAGGAGGTGGCCGAGCTCGTGGGTCCTTCGACGATGGATGCCGCGAGCGGCTGGGCGGCTGGAGACGCCGAGCGGAATGACGTGCGCCGCGGCAGCGGCGCGCGCGGGCCCGACGGCACGCGGCTGCTCGATGCCCTGAGCAGACGCAGTCCGCGCGGTGTCACCGAACTCGCCCGCCTCACCGGCCTCGCTCCGCGCTCCGTCGCCGCCGCTCTCGGGGTGCTGCTCCTCGAAGGCGCAGCCAGAGAGACGGAGTCCGGGTGGCTGAGAACGTGA
- the map gene encoding type I methionyl aminopeptidase, translating into MIELKTPAEIEEMRPAGAFVAEVLTELSRQAAVSVNLLKLDRIAHDMIKARGAESCYIDYHPSFGASPFGKVLCTSVNDAVLHGLPFDYALRDGDVVSLDFAASVNGWVADSALTVVVGTPRSAEDTRLIEVTTAALEAGIAAAQPGGRLGDISAAIGAVATEAGYGVNTDFGGHGVGRTMHGDPHVPNQGRAGRGLPLRAGLVIAIEPWFLETTDKIYTDKDGWTLRSADGSVGAHMEHTVAITEDGPLVLTAR; encoded by the coding sequence ATGATCGAGCTCAAGACCCCCGCGGAGATCGAGGAGATGCGCCCCGCCGGCGCGTTCGTCGCCGAGGTGCTCACCGAGCTCTCGCGGCAGGCGGCGGTGAGCGTGAACCTGCTGAAGCTCGACCGCATCGCCCACGACATGATCAAGGCTCGCGGGGCGGAGTCGTGCTACATCGACTACCACCCGTCCTTCGGCGCATCGCCCTTCGGCAAGGTGCTCTGCACGAGCGTCAACGACGCCGTGCTGCACGGGCTGCCGTTCGATTACGCGCTCCGCGACGGCGACGTCGTGAGCCTCGACTTCGCCGCCTCGGTGAACGGGTGGGTGGCCGACTCGGCGCTCACTGTCGTCGTCGGCACGCCGCGCTCCGCCGAGGACACCAGGCTGATCGAGGTGACGACGGCGGCCCTCGAGGCGGGGATCGCCGCCGCGCAGCCGGGCGGGCGTCTCGGCGACATCTCGGCAGCGATCGGCGCTGTCGCGACCGAGGCGGGCTACGGGGTGAACACCGATTTCGGCGGCCACGGGGTGGGCCGCACCATGCACGGCGACCCGCACGTACCGAACCAGGGGCGTGCCGGGCGCGGACTGCCGCTGCGGGCCGGGCTCGTGATCGCGATCGAGCCGTGGTTCCTCGAGACCACCGACAAGATCTACACCGACAAGGACGGCTGGACGCTGCGCTCGGCCGACGGGTCGGTGGGGGCGCACATGGAGCACACGGTGGCGATCACGGAGGACGGGCCGCTCGTTCTGACGGCGCGGTAG
- a CDS encoding YraN family protein, with translation MKAKDELGRRGENLAAAHLEQSGYRVVERNWRCHVGEIDIVAYDADCLVVVEVKTRSSPAYGHPFEAITEAKLRRLHLLLRQWVAEREVHRPADARVDVVGIVWPEFGEPHVRHLKAVG, from the coding sequence ATGAAGGCGAAAGACGAACTGGGCCGGCGGGGCGAGAACCTGGCGGCGGCACACCTCGAGCAGAGCGGTTACCGGGTGGTGGAGCGCAACTGGCGCTGCCACGTCGGTGAGATCGACATCGTCGCGTACGACGCCGACTGCCTCGTCGTGGTGGAGGTGAAGACGAGGTCGTCGCCCGCCTACGGGCATCCCTTCGAGGCCATCACCGAGGCGAAGCTGCGGCGGCTCCACCTGCTCCTGCGGCAGTGGGTCGCCGAGCGAGAGGTGCACCGGCCCGCAGACGCGCGCGTCGACGTGGTGGGAATCGTGTGGCCCGAGTTCGGTGAGCCCCATGTCCGCCACCTCAAGGCGGTCGGCTGA
- the lepB gene encoding signal peptidase I encodes MTDTSVPSYDTSDDTAPERRPRQSKRSRSAWLFARDLLVIFVIALLASVLIKTFLVRSFYIPSGSMENTLQINDRILVNQLEPSLIPISRGDVVVFKDPGGWLPPTAEPQKNPIAAAVDWVLEGVGLAADDANDHLIKRVIGLPGDTVACCNALGQMTVNDVPLDESAYLKLPDGVSAVSQEPFEVTVPADSLWVMGDNRYNSADSRFNQDKPGNGFVPVRNVVGRAILVTWPMDHWTWLDNYATVFDGIPTVAPAGVPSGGTEGSPAPTPASAPAAAGPAPDAVVGAIAAPALPGAR; translated from the coding sequence ATGACAGATACATCAGTGCCCTCGTACGACACGAGCGACGACACCGCCCCCGAGCGGAGGCCCCGGCAGTCCAAGCGCTCCCGGAGCGCCTGGCTGTTCGCGCGCGACCTGCTCGTCATCTTCGTGATCGCGCTGCTCGCCTCGGTGCTCATCAAGACCTTCCTGGTGCGCTCGTTCTACATCCCCTCCGGGTCGATGGAGAACACGCTGCAGATCAACGACCGCATCCTGGTCAACCAGCTCGAGCCCTCGCTCATCCCGATCAGCCGTGGTGACGTCGTCGTGTTCAAAGACCCGGGCGGGTGGCTTCCGCCGACTGCGGAACCTCAGAAGAATCCCATCGCCGCCGCCGTCGACTGGGTGCTCGAGGGCGTCGGCCTCGCCGCCGACGACGCGAACGACCACCTCATCAAGCGGGTCATCGGCCTGCCGGGCGACACCGTCGCCTGCTGCAACGCGCTCGGGCAGATGACGGTGAACGACGTGCCACTCGACGAGTCGGCGTACCTCAAGCTGCCCGACGGCGTCTCTGCGGTCTCGCAGGAGCCGTTCGAGGTGACCGTTCCCGCCGACTCCCTCTGGGTGATGGGCGACAACCGCTACAACTCGGCCGACTCGCGTTTCAATCAGGACAAGCCCGGCAATGGATTCGTGCCCGTCCGAAACGTCGTGGGCCGAGCCATCCTCGTCACCTGGCCGATGGACCACTGGACGTGGCTCGACAATTACGCCACCGTCTTCGACGGAATCCCCACCGTGGCTCCGGCGGGTGTCCCGTCGGGTGGAACCGAGGGGTCGCCCGCTCCCACGCCCGCCTCCGCCCCTGCTGCCGCCGGGCCGGCTCCGGATGCCGTGGTCGGCGCCATCGCGGCCCCGGCGCTCCCGGGGGCGCGCTGA
- a CDS encoding phosphodiesterase, whose protein sequence is MSQYGEPLHTIVHISDTHFLAGERLLYGKVDTDATLAQAFRQLEAGGIRPEAIVFTGDIADLGEGDAYRRVRSIVDPAAERLGARVVWVMGNHDDRAWLRTELLDEDASTEPIDSTIMLGGLRLIALDTSVPGFHHGELSHNQLRRLQEELAQPAPEGTIVALHHPPVPTSIPLMPVLELQRQHELAAVLEGSDVRAILGGHLHYSTTSTFAGVPVSVAAATCYTMDVAAAGGGALVGRDGGQSFSIVHVYSDRVVHSIVPIGDFPVVSGFDRDFVQTLYALPEAEQLERFSRQVPPISEPRAD, encoded by the coding sequence ATGAGCCAGTACGGGGAGCCCCTGCACACGATCGTCCACATCAGCGACACCCACTTCCTCGCCGGCGAGCGGCTCCTCTACGGCAAGGTCGACACCGATGCGACCCTGGCTCAGGCGTTCCGGCAGCTGGAGGCGGGCGGCATCCGCCCCGAGGCGATCGTGTTCACCGGCGACATCGCCGACCTCGGCGAAGGCGACGCGTATCGTCGGGTGCGCTCGATCGTCGATCCCGCCGCCGAGCGGCTCGGAGCGCGGGTCGTCTGGGTGATGGGCAACCACGACGACCGGGCATGGCTGCGCACCGAGCTCCTCGACGAGGATGCCTCGACCGAGCCCATCGACTCGACGATCATGCTAGGCGGACTGCGGCTCATCGCGCTCGACACGAGCGTGCCCGGGTTCCATCACGGTGAGCTGTCGCACAACCAGCTCCGGAGGTTGCAGGAAGAACTCGCCCAGCCAGCGCCCGAGGGCACGATCGTGGCCTTGCATCATCCGCCGGTGCCGACGAGCATCCCGCTCATGCCTGTGCTCGAACTGCAGCGGCAGCACGAGCTCGCCGCGGTCCTCGAGGGCAGCGACGTGCGAGCCATCCTGGGCGGACATCTCCACTACTCCACGACGAGCACCTTCGCGGGCGTGCCGGTGTCGGTGGCGGCGGCCACCTGCTACACCATGGACGTCGCCGCAGCCGGCGGCGGAGCCCTGGTCGGCCGCGACGGCGGGCAGTCGTTCAGCATCGTGCACGTCTACAGCGACCGCGTCGTGCACTCCATCGTGCCCATCGGCGACTTCCCCGTGGTGAGCGGCTTCGACCGCGATTTCGTGCAGACCCTCTACGCCCTTCCCGAGGCGGAGCAGCTCGAGCGCTTCTCCCGTCAGGTTCCGCCCATCTCCGAACCCCGCGCCGACTGA
- the rplS gene encoding 50S ribosomal protein L19 produces MHILDSVDAASLKSDIPNFRAGDTVKVHVNIIEGTRSRIQVFQGVVIGRSGEGVRETFTVRKVSFQVGVERTFPVHSPVIDHIELVTRGDVRRAKLYYLRNLRGKKAKIKEKRDA; encoded by the coding sequence ATGCACATCCTCGACTCCGTCGATGCAGCATCGCTCAAGAGCGACATCCCGAACTTCCGTGCCGGCGACACCGTCAAGGTGCACGTGAACATCATCGAAGGCACGCGCTCGCGTATCCAGGTCTTCCAGGGCGTCGTCATCGGCCGCTCGGGCGAAGGCGTGCGCGAGACCTTTACCGTGCGCAAGGTCAGCTTCCAGGTGGGCGTGGAGCGCACCTTCCCGGTGCACTCGCCGGTCATCGACCACATCGAGCTCGTCACCCGCGGTGACGTGCGTCGCGCGAAGCTGTACTACCTCCGCAACCTCCGTGGCAAGAAGGCCAAGATCAAGGAGAAGCGCGACGCGTAG
- a CDS encoding DUF2469 domain-containing protein yields MDEDEFEDYDREVELALYREYRDVVSQFKYVIETERRFYLANEVELSRRDTEHDFYFELTMNDVWVWDVYRSDRFVKSVRVLTFKDVNVEELSSKDFELPKELALDE; encoded by the coding sequence ATGGACGAAGACGAATTCGAGGACTACGACCGCGAGGTCGAGCTTGCCCTGTACCGCGAGTACCGCGACGTTGTCTCCCAGTTCAAGTACGTGATCGAGACCGAGCGCCGTTTCTACCTCGCGAACGAGGTCGAGCTCAGCCGTCGTGACACCGAGCACGACTTCTACTTCGAGCTCACCATGAACGACGTCTGGGTGTGGGACGTGTACCGGTCCGACCGCTTCGTGAAATCGGTGCGGGTGCTGACCTTCAAAGACGTGAACGTCGAGGAGCTCTCGAGCAAGGACTTCGAGCTGCCGAAGGAGCTCGCGCTCGACGAGTAA
- a CDS encoding tyrosine recombinase XerC — translation MEIGEARAEYDRHLRLERGYSEHTVRSYASDLVDLGAFAEKRGVTGVHGLDLELYRDWLWAASQKSLAKSTLARRAASAKGFSAWLRRSGYIEVDQAARLRAPKPDRALPRVLSNDSVDVVLERLRLRATDGEAVPLRDLALVELLYASALRVSEIVGIDLTDVDLDRRTVRVLGKGQKERVVPFGGPAHLALTDYLARGRLALASQRPAPPTALFLGARGGRLGTRAVYELVAQLLHDVPGSGPAGPHAFRHTAATHLLDGGADLRAVQEILGHASLGTTQIYTHVTVERLRSTYLQAHPRA, via the coding sequence ATGGAGATCGGTGAGGCGCGGGCGGAGTACGACCGGCATCTGCGGCTCGAGCGGGGGTACTCCGAGCACACGGTGCGCTCGTACGCCTCCGATCTCGTCGATCTCGGGGCCTTCGCCGAGAAGCGTGGGGTGACCGGCGTGCACGGGCTCGATCTCGAGCTCTACCGCGACTGGCTCTGGGCCGCATCGCAGAAGTCGCTCGCGAAGTCGACGCTGGCGCGGAGGGCGGCTAGCGCGAAGGGGTTCTCGGCGTGGCTGCGACGGTCGGGGTACATCGAGGTCGACCAGGCCGCGCGTCTGCGGGCGCCGAAGCCCGACCGGGCGCTCCCGAGGGTGCTCTCGAACGACTCGGTCGACGTCGTGCTCGAGAGGCTGCGCTTACGCGCCACCGACGGTGAGGCCGTGCCGTTGCGCGACCTCGCGCTCGTCGAACTGCTCTATGCCTCGGCGCTGCGGGTCTCCGAGATCGTCGGTATCGACCTCACCGATGTCGACCTCGACCGCCGCACCGTGCGGGTGCTCGGCAAGGGCCAGAAGGAGCGGGTCGTGCCGTTCGGAGGCCCTGCCCACCTCGCCCTCACTGACTACCTCGCCCGAGGGAGGCTGGCCTTGGCGAGCCAACGTCCCGCACCGCCCACCGCTCTCTTCCTGGGTGCCCGCGGCGGACGGCTCGGCACCCGAGCCGTCTACGAACTCGTCGCCCAGCTGCTCCACGACGTGCCGGGCAGCGGCCCGGCCGGCCCCCATGCCTTCCGCCACACGGCAGCGACACACCTTCTCGACGGCGGGGCCGACCTGCGTGCGGTGCAGGAGATCCTGGGTCACGCCAGTCTCGGCACCACCCAGATCTACACCCACGTGACGGTCGAACGCCTGCGCAGCACCTACCTGCAGGCCCACCCGCGCGCCTGA
- a CDS encoding ribonuclease HII translates to MAPVADPTLRFERSLLPERTGFVIGCDEVGRGALAGPVAVGLAVVRVTNGTRVPKGLRDSKMLSEARREELSPVARRWSVAHAVGYASAEEIDRLGISACLGLAGARGLAELATAGIDVSATTIVLDGQWDWLSAAVPHPVTVRTKIKADRDCASVAAASVISKVARDRLMIEHHGSYDGYGWVRNKGYASEEHRDAILSLGPTELHRHTWLSKMLAVAEAEASAVSLFDLEGMDGLDRVGDLAAGGPGADAAAETADSAA, encoded by the coding sequence ATGGCACCCGTCGCCGACCCGACGCTCCGCTTCGAACGCTCGCTGCTGCCGGAGCGCACCGGGTTCGTGATCGGCTGCGACGAGGTGGGGCGCGGTGCGCTCGCCGGACCGGTCGCGGTCGGCCTCGCCGTGGTGCGGGTGACGAACGGCACGCGGGTGCCGAAGGGCTTGCGCGACTCGAAGATGCTGTCGGAGGCGCGCCGTGAGGAGCTCTCGCCCGTAGCTCGGCGCTGGAGCGTGGCTCATGCGGTGGGTTACGCCTCTGCCGAGGAAATCGACCGGCTCGGCATCAGCGCGTGCCTCGGTCTCGCGGGCGCCAGGGGCCTCGCCGAGCTCGCGACGGCCGGTATCGACGTGAGCGCCACGACGATCGTGCTCGACGGCCAGTGGGACTGGCTGTCGGCTGCGGTGCCCCACCCGGTGACGGTGCGCACGAAGATCAAGGCCGACCGTGACTGCGCGTCGGTCGCCGCAGCATCCGTCATCTCGAAGGTGGCCCGAGACCGGCTCATGATCGAGCACCACGGCAGCTACGACGGCTACGGCTGGGTGCGCAACAAAGGGTATGCGAGCGAGGAGCACCGCGACGCGATCCTGTCGCTCGGGCCGACGGAGCTGCACCGGCACACCTGGCTGTCGAAGATGCTCGCCGTCGCCGAGGCGGAGGCGAGCGCGGTCTCGTTGTTCGACCTCGAGGGGATGGACGGCCTCGACCGGGTCGGAGACCTCGCTGCCGGTGGGCCCGGCGCCGACGCTGCGGCGGAGACCGCCGACTCGGCGGCTTAG